Within the Methanofastidiosum sp. genome, the region TGACTCTCGAAGAAGTTGCAAATATGTACTCAATTGATACAAAAGATTTGATGGAAAGTTTAAGAATAAATGTTTCACCCAAAACAAAAGTAGAAAACTTGAGATCATATGGCATTACCAATAGTATGGTAAAGGAACAGGCCGAGGCATTATTTATAGAATCCAATAAAAAAATATATGGTGATAGTACTATAATAAATTCAGACCATCCTAATGGCGAATTAGAGCCAATAAATGGTTTAGAAAAAATATTGAAAGAAGATATTTTAGTAACATTTGGGTTAATGTTATTAGGCGGACTTTATTTTTTCAAATTAAAAAGAAAAGAGATACGATATCTTGCATTGACTGTATCCTTAATATATCTTGGATTTATTCGTGGTGGATGCCTTTGTGTCGTGGGGTCATTGCAGCAACTTGCTTTGTATTCAATAGGGGCTATAAAAGGTAATTATCTTTACTGGTCAATGCTTTTCTTTCTGCCAATAGGATTTTCTATAATATTCGGAAGGATATTTTGTGGTTATGCTTGTCCCATAGGGGCATGGCAACAACTTATGGCTGGAATAGGAAATAAACTAATAAAATTCAGAATGTCACAAAAATTAGATAAAGTTCTAAAATATTTCAAATTTTTATTTGCATTAATAATTGTGGGGGCGGTCGTTTCCACTAGATATCCATTCTTCCAGAAAATAGATCCATTTTCTTACTTATTTGGATTTAATTTTACATTATATGGAATAATCTCGATAGTTATTGTTTCAGGGGCATCACTACTGGTCTCAAGACCATTTTGTAGATATATTTGTCCGTATGGGGCTGTACTAGCTATATTTTCTAAATTCTCAATTTATAAAATAAAAACAAAGAATAGTTGCATTAAATGTACTCTATGTGATCGTGTTTGTGAAACTGACGCAATTGTA harbors:
- a CDS encoding 4Fe-4S binding protein — its product is MYSWDDCPFGETDSNCVYPGDCGKYVDANYNMVCDRSEPAPVKIQNQSSIIPKEVTLPEIKGSTIKTMTLEEVANMYSIDTKDLMESLRINVSPKTKVENLRSYGITNSMVKEQAEALFIESNKKIYGDSTIINSDHPNGELEPINGLEKILKEDILVTFGLMLLGGLYFFKLKRKEIRYLALTVSLIYLGFIRGGCLCVVGSLQQLALYSIGAIKGNYLYWSMLFFLPIGFSIIFGRIFCGYACPIGAWQQLMAGIGNKLIKFRMSQKLDKVLKYFKFLFALIIVGAVVSTRYPFFQKIDPFSYLFGFNFTLYGIISIVIVSGASLLVSRPFCRYICPYGAVLAIFSKFSIYKIKTKNSCIKCTLCDRVCETDAIVKGIVDQSECIRCKKCIDSCKFGILK